The following proteins are co-located in the Flavobacterium sp. CECT 9288 genome:
- a CDS encoding AraC family transcriptional regulator, producing the protein MAYLLFTLSILLLNYVFELEEAYTPYPFLHFIDNVEWALLLPAFLFLYIVNRIDDTVKSKQKIYLCFVPFAFSAVLNITNDLDRVAGIYTIPKPGIVIIETLSLFHLFLVLTFIPFLLIYSYFMMKHLKDSEEKKWVVTLLTLFTSLLFSWIITWLVAIFLQYDISSAMSIVALSATFIIHWTAYVGIYKYRLAKNKDAISTFLNNDLTISYSNLEINENDSPEEYRESITVDNLYFQKLDLLCKEHHIYTDCTLNREKIAEKLGISAGYVSQIVNTVTGDNFANYINQYRVEAVKEMISNSEYENYNLLTMGLESGFTSKTTFYKAFKKATGQTPNEYRNSNK; encoded by the coding sequence GTGGCATACTTGCTATTTACACTTTCTATCCTTTTACTGAATTATGTCTTTGAATTAGAAGAAGCATATACTCCCTATCCTTTTCTACATTTTATTGACAATGTAGAGTGGGCATTACTATTACCTGCATTCCTATTCCTATATATTGTAAATCGGATTGATGACACTGTAAAAAGCAAACAAAAAATATATTTATGTTTTGTTCCATTTGCATTTTCCGCTGTACTCAACATTACAAACGATCTTGATCGTGTAGCAGGAATTTATACTATTCCAAAACCAGGAATTGTTATCATTGAAACACTGAGTCTATTTCATCTTTTTTTAGTCCTTACATTCATCCCTTTTCTGTTGATTTACTCTTATTTTATGATGAAACATTTAAAGGATTCAGAAGAAAAAAAATGGGTAGTTACGTTATTAACCCTTTTTACATCTTTGTTATTCTCTTGGATTATTACCTGGTTAGTCGCCATATTTCTTCAATATGATATTTCTTCTGCTATGAGTATCGTGGCTTTATCTGCAACTTTCATTATTCATTGGACAGCATATGTAGGCATTTACAAGTACAGACTCGCAAAAAACAAGGATGCTATCTCTACTTTTCTAAATAACGATTTAACTATTTCATACAGTAATTTGGAAATTAATGAAAATGACAGCCCAGAAGAATATCGGGAATCTATCACAGTAGATAATCTTTATTTTCAAAAACTTGATCTTCTTTGTAAGGAACATCACATTTATACCGATTGTACCTTGAACAGAGAAAAAATTGCTGAAAAACTAGGCATAAGTGCTGGATATGTTTCACAAATTGTAAATACGGTAACAGGTGACAACTTTGCCAATTACATCAATCAATATCGGGTTGAAGCGGTGAAGGAAATGATCTCTAATTCTGAATATGAAAATTACAATTTATTGACGATGGGACTAGAGTCCGGTTTTACTTCAAAAACCACTTTTTACAAAGCTTTTAAAAAAGCTACTGGTCAAACACCAAATGAGTATCGGAATTCTAATAAATAA
- a CDS encoding porin family protein, translated as MKKFLVLAVLTVLGFTNANAQKIKFGAKVGINISSITGDNTSSLEPVSAFNFGLVTEIPIAKKFSFQPELMLSGQGYSFKGSDGNIVGLNYLNVPLMAKYYLTKGLSLEAGPQIGYLLSAKNESTNVKDTFKKVDLAANLGIGYKLENGLNFGARYNFGLSNINNLDNSSSKYRNEVFQVSVGYFFF; from the coding sequence ATGAAAAAATTTTTAGTACTAGCTGTTCTTACAGTTTTAGGATTTACAAATGCAAACGCGCAAAAAATTAAATTTGGTGCAAAAGTAGGTATTAACATTAGTAGCATTACTGGTGATAACACCAGCAGTCTTGAACCTGTTTCTGCCTTTAATTTCGGATTAGTAACTGAGATTCCAATTGCGAAAAAATTTTCTTTTCAACCAGAACTTATGCTTTCCGGTCAAGGTTACAGCTTTAAAGGAAGTGACGGAAACATTGTTGGATTAAATTATTTAAACGTTCCGTTAATGGCAAAATATTATCTAACAAAAGGGTTGAGTCTTGAAGCTGGACCACAAATTGGGTATTTACTTTCGGCCAAAAATGAAAGCACAAACGTAAAAGATACGTTTAAGAAAGTTGACTTAGCTGCTAATTTAGGAATTGGTTACAAACTAGAAAACGGACTTAATTTTGGAGCAAGATATAATTTTGGATTATCAAACATTAATAATTTAGATAATTCTTCTAGTAAATATAGAAACGAAGTATTTCAAGTATCTGTAGGTTATTTCTTTTTCTAA
- a CDS encoding Two component regulator three Y domain protein — translation MKRAILFLLILLSSNVITAAISPKEKEALIKLYQVTGGPQWKVKWDLKTSETSWYGVKIEGNKVIALDLSDNNLTGKIPSEISNLVNLQVLNLHKNQLSGNIPQSLGKLKLLRILDLSFNQLFGPIPTSLCQLDKLNTLDLYMNNLSGTLPSQLGLLTQLENLSLFNNEITGEIPSSLYELKGLKTLMLNSNKLIGSLSKDIENMIFLENLSLFDNNMNGQVPMELKKLSRLKEMNLSYNKFNGFVSKDLAVLDVMNMTMLNEKGLAVALTVVSDRNSAIVSED, via the coding sequence ATGAAAAGAGCTATACTGTTTTTATTGATTCTTTTGAGCAGTAATGTAATTACTGCAGCAATCTCTCCAAAAGAAAAAGAGGCTTTGATAAAATTGTACCAAGTTACAGGTGGTCCACAATGGAAAGTAAAGTGGGATTTAAAAACTTCAGAAACATCATGGTACGGTGTTAAAATTGAGGGTAATAAAGTTATTGCGTTAGATCTATCAGATAATAATTTAACAGGCAAGATTCCTAGTGAAATTTCTAATTTAGTGAATTTGCAGGTTTTAAATTTACACAAAAATCAACTTTCAGGGAACATACCTCAATCTTTAGGGAAGTTAAAGTTATTAAGAATTTTGGACCTTTCGTTCAATCAGTTATTTGGGCCAATTCCTACTTCATTATGTCAATTAGATAAATTGAATACACTTGATTTGTATATGAATAATTTATCTGGTACTCTACCAAGTCAGTTGGGATTATTAACACAATTAGAAAACTTGTCCCTTTTTAATAATGAAATTACAGGGGAGATTCCTAGCTCACTTTATGAACTTAAAGGATTAAAAACATTAATGTTAAACAGTAATAAATTAATAGGAAGCTTGAGTAAAGATATTGAAAATATGATTTTTTTAGAAAACTTAAGTTTGTTTGATAACAATATGAATGGTCAAGTTCCTATGGAATTAAAAAAGTTAAGCAGGTTAAAGGAAATGAATTTGTCTTATAATAAATTTAATGGATTTGTGTCCAAAGATTTAGCAGTGTTAGATGTTATGAATATGACAATGTTGAATGAAAAAGGTTTGGCTGTGGCTTTAACGGTAGTTTCCGATAGGAATTCTGCAATCGTATCAGAAGATTAA
- a CDS encoding 4a-hydroxytetrahydrobiopterin dehydratase, protein MKTYTETTIQKELVALQDWNFIENALEKKYVFKNFTQAMGFIVQVGIIATSFDHHPDWSNSYNKVHLKLSTHDAGGVTLKDIQLATAINEIP, encoded by the coding sequence ATGAAAACATATACTGAAACAACTATTCAAAAGGAATTGGTTGCATTGCAAGATTGGAACTTTATTGAGAATGCATTAGAGAAAAAATATGTTTTTAAGAATTTTACTCAAGCAATGGGTTTTATAGTTCAAGTAGGTATTATTGCTACCTCTTTTGATCACCATCCTGATTGGTCAAATTCCTATAATAAAGTGCATCTTAAACTCAGTACACATGATGCTGGTGGAGTAACACTTAAAGACATCCAGCTTGCAACAGCTATAAATGAAATACCTTAA